TCAACCAAAATCAATACATATTTGTAGAGTACTCGGACTACAGTAGAAAGTCCTCAAAGCTTCAAATCATAATCGCAGCAGTCCAAGAAAAAGGATctgataaaaaataagaaaaaaaccttggaaagaaaaaactatgtcTACAACAGTACAATTTCCTGAAAACACAACGGAAATGACGACTAGTTGATAATTTATGAGATTCCTTTTATGTGCACCATGCTTAAAGGAACAAAATCCTTAGTTTTActcggaacaaaaaaaaaatcacatatttGACGGATGTTTCTatgtttaaagaaaatacCTAGAAAGTAAtttcaagaatgaaaaattaccaaaaaaatagaatcatataaactgaaaaaaaggaacatcaGGCTAATCTAGTGTTATTATTTCCGGATCCACCCTTACTTCATTTTTCGAAGAGGATGCAACCTTTATTCTACATGAATCCTtagatttagaaaaatcacGGTTAGACCCCGCAAGTTTCTTATTCTTGTTTATATTTCGACCAGATTTCGTCTCTCCCAAGACGACAATACTAGGATTTACATGAGGGAGAACCATTCCTATCGAGTTGATAGCGGCCGCACTACAAGGATCATCGCAGGTGGTCAAATCTATCAGTTCGGGGACGTCTGAATGGATATCTTTTGCGGTTGCTACCTTGCCATAGACGACAGATCCATCGGACTCTGTTCGAGATGATTTCACAAGGATGTCTTTGATTGCATTTGATGACCTTTGATGGATTGACGTCTTTTTTGGGCACTCACCATTTGCCGTCCAAAGAGCATCCTTCTTGGCCTGTGCAGCTAATTTCCGCTTCTCGTCATATGcgcttttattttcctttcccTGAAACATGAAAAGCTGTAAATGCTAACGAACTGATGGGTATTTAACTAATATCCCAATGAATCAGTCGAATAAGGTGGAGAGcgaaataaagtataaaatggaagaaaaacagagagagaagaaagaggaagaaagggGAAGGAAAATCATGAAGTGTGTGGGATAAATAAACAGATGAATAGGTAAATAAAAAAGCTCCATTTGCAActcaaaaaagagatgaacTTGAATTAAAACTAAACAAGATAGCGAATGCCATAGGTACGATAAGGAGAaaccggaccctcctcaggtgaagggggtttagctcatggggtgcagttcaagtgaagggggtcctttccaCAACGGTTCAAAAGTGAACGAGGTCAGAGCACTGGCTCCgattatcgcatctatggcGAATGCCCGATAAAATAACGATAAACGAAAAGACTGAACGTACCCTCACCATACCACCTTCACTTCCAACCATCTCGTCCGCTAAAACAGAAATGTTTTGATTTCAATcaaaaactacagaaaaaatgtttaagTTTACGTACAATAACTTCTAAAATTGCGACGTTTCCCATTACGTTTTGTTCCTGCAAGTTTCAACAGACGCAGCTCCTTGAATGCAGCTTCATCCTTCGCAGAAACACGGTAATGATGACCTTCGTACACGCGATAATCGTTTAAGTCTGTATCTCGTCGATCAACCTCATCTGGATTCAGACGCAGAGCAGCCGGTACCTAGAGACGTCTGTTCAGAGGACGGAAAACAACGAATTTCCATACAGCCCATGTAACAAAGGAAACAAATTCTCAGCAGAGGGTGGTAAATGAAGTAaccttgttttctttgtcaCTCTTCAACGGCAACCATTCCCCAACAGCATTCGTTTCACCAATGACGCTTTCCAAATCCTTGTCGGTCTAGAATTTTTAAGTTTCTGGACAAGTTGTCACATACTTCTAGTCACATAAATTCAGGTAAGCTGATTATATTTCTCATTTAATGACCAATAATACATATGTGCTCACGTCttcttcgcaaaaaaattaagatgaaGTAGTTCCACACGCTACAGACTTACTAAGTCGTACTTCTCATGTGTCTGCTCTTTGAGCGTTCCCAGACTTTGCTTAATCATCATCAACATATCATAGCCGGTCACTTTCACCTCTGTACCAGGGGACAATAATTCATCAACATCTTGTCGCTCAAAGACAGAGTTCCATCTCATATGCGCGTTTGCAAATTCAGCATGTTCCTAACATTCTCCCCCTTCACCTCCTTCCTCCTTTTAAAAGGTTCTGGGGAGCTGAAAGCGTTTGCCTCTCTAACCAAAAGTCAGGATTTGGCGCTTTTTAGGCtaatatttttgagattttcattGTCGAATCCACAGAAAAAGAGGGGTTTCTAACCCTTTAACCTCTCAATCTTGAAggccttttttaaataaataaatcaaggttggcgcgctcctaTCGAACTCGATATAGAAAAAGCGCATCGGAACGCTCGGAGCCGCATCTTCGtggccttttttacggcaattgagAAGATGGACGGAATTTCCCTCCtccacataatctacgaccccgcatacgcACAAACcccctgaaacccgcaccacccccgACTCGTGCGATGATCCCTTTGAGCTGAAATCCTTCGCTACTTCCTCCGGCATGTTGTGGCatgctgacagtattgcattccgACTTCATGGAATCgaaagcctagctaagagtaaaccactgctaagattcaccaccgtcttggtaAAATGTCGCAAGGCCCCCTGATCCATGTAGGTTGGgggacctgtggtgaaagctaagctcgccgtgccaggactgcttagtttggggaaaagtctctttgccactccagcatatccactgcctcagtaccctgcacactaggccctgccgtctcagacgtcggacggtatggcgatcGGTGACCAAGACGTCtctgattctggaccaaggcaaCACACGCATGACTCGCCATGGaaactgtctcagactgtgtacttacaacgtgAGAACAgtgctgacctgcatgcccttctcggagcagcagagcgtatcaattttcacgtgattgctttGCAGGAGACCACGTACGGAAGGAGTGACGTATgaagatgaatgacggtacactcaccattcgtggagagaaggttccgtcgctaAATGCAGACGCTGCTGGTTTTACTGttcacccatctgtcgtccatcttgttgactctcacgagatcctgtcaccgtGTCTGGCCATTCTCCGCCTCCGTCCTCCACTCCAAAAACCCATTTGCATCATCAGCTGGTAGTCACCAACATAAGCCGCGCAACAAGAAGTCCGTCTACCAATTCGTTGTCGACAACTTAAACGCAAAACCAGGAAATTCCGCAGAAGAGGAttacaggatcggaagatttggactagggaaCCGGAATGAAAACCGGCAATCGTCTTGCTCTGCTTTTGTATGTCGCTCGCTTCTTTCATGAGAATTCtcatttcatgaagaaagatcatcgtcggtggacatgggaatcgcccaatggcgcgactcgtgcggagagcgaccacatactcaccaaccggaggtggtgtctacttgacgtctcagtagcaccatctttttgtagtggttctgatcaccgtctccttcgtgctaaaatacgacttagccacacgatggaaa
The Necator americanus strain Aroian chromosome I, whole genome shotgun sequence genome window above contains:
- a CDS encoding hypothetical protein (NECATOR_CHRI.G3682.T1), with translation MRWNSVFERQDVDELLSPGTEVKVTGYDMLMMIKQSLGTLKEQTHEKYDLTDKDLESVIGETNAVGEWLPLKSDKENKVPAALRLNPDEVDRRDTDLNDYRVYEGHHYRVSAKDEAAFKELRLLKLAGTKRNGKRRNFRSYSDEMVGSEGGMVRGKENKSAYDEKRKLAAQAKKDALWTANDVPELIDLTTCDDPCSAAAINSIGMVLPHVNPSIVVLGETKSGRNINKNKKLAGSNRDFSKSKDSCRIKVASSSKNEVRVDPEIITLD
- a CDS encoding hypothetical protein (NECATOR_CHRI.G3682.T2) — translated: MRWNSVFERQDVDELLSPGTEVKVTGYDMLMMIKQSLGTLKEQTHEKYDLTDKDLESVIGETNAVGEWLPLKSDKENKVPAALRLNPDEVDRRDTDLNDYRVYEGHHYRVSAKDEAAFKELRLLKLAGTKRNGKRRNFRSYSDEMVGSEGGMVRGKENKSAYDEKRKLAAQAKKDALWTANGECPKKTSIHQRSSNAIKDILVKSSRTESDGSVVYGKVATAKDIHSDVPELIDLTTCDDPCSAAAINSIGMVLPHVNPSIVVLGETKSGRNINKNKKLAGSNRDFSKSKDSCRIKVASSSKNEVRVDPEIITLD